A genomic stretch from Aedes albopictus strain Foshan chromosome 2, AalbF5, whole genome shotgun sequence includes:
- the LOC109411077 gene encoding uncharacterized protein LOC109411077, whose translation MGRFRSLFADAKMCTQRCSRTVHMIAASMESSSFELVADRRWWYLPETKMLLPSLDADRTKSFQTHFINDRSWTRFVVIDNSSGRQPIGKTDHQPIGKKFPEKEISREDDNHLRRKSTIQLCDDRKESSDPSEMKILRIDLCMQKAMEIIHEGQ comes from the exons ATGGGAAGGTTCCGCAGCCTGTTTGCCGATGCCAAAATGTGTACGCAACGGTGCAGTCGCACAGTACACATGATTGCCGCATCCATggaatccagttcattcgaacttGTTGCCGACCGCCGATGGTGGTACCTACCGGAAACAAAAATGCTATTGCCATCGCTTGACGCAGATAGGACGAAGTCTTTCCAAACGCATTTTATCAATGATCGTAGCTGGACTAG gtttGTCGTAATTGATAACAGCAGCGGCCGCCAACCGATAGGAAAAACTGACCACCAACCGATAGGAAAGAAGTTTCCGGAGAAGGAAATCAGCAGGGAGGACGATAATCACCTACGAAGGAAGTCAACGATCCAGCTGTGTGACGACCGTAAGGAATCTTCGGACCCTTCGGAAATGAAAATTTTGAGAATCGACCTCTGCATGCAAAAGGCGATGGAAATAATCCACGAAGGTCAGTAA